From Prevotella melaninogenica, the proteins below share one genomic window:
- a CDS encoding NAD(P)/FAD-dependent oxidoreductase, with the protein MDIAIIGGGAAGFMAAIMARRTNPSSKVTIFERAQKVLAKVEITGGGRCNVTNSFAAITDMKQAYPRGHKLMKRLMKTFSHEDTYRWFEQHGVPLVTQEDECVFPKAQDSHAIINCLVRQANELGVTICCRHRLVNIHKMEDGRLKLEFENGTHRVFHRTIITTGGSPNGRGLQYLAQLGHEIEAPVPSLFTFNIKDRAFCDLMGTVVDPVVTTIPGTKLRAKGPLLVTHWGVSGPAALKLSSYAARLLAENDYKAPLAISWIGKLTRQEVEENLLKLQTANPRKQVATLHPFGLPSRLWLYILSKLGIDAVKPWAEIGRKTLNRMIETLVNDQYTIAGKGAFREEFVTCGGVSLSSVNSQTLESKVCPNLFFAGEVLDIDAITGGFNLQAAWTTGVVAGQCAAGS; encoded by the coding sequence ATGGATATAGCTATCATTGGCGGAGGAGCAGCAGGGTTCATGGCTGCTATCATGGCTCGTAGAACAAACCCTTCAAGTAAGGTGACAATCTTTGAACGTGCACAGAAGGTGTTGGCTAAAGTTGAAATAACCGGAGGTGGACGTTGTAATGTTACAAATAGCTTTGCAGCCATTACGGACATGAAGCAGGCTTACCCACGTGGGCATAAACTCATGAAACGGTTAATGAAGACGTTTAGCCATGAAGATACTTATAGATGGTTTGAGCAACATGGTGTACCATTGGTAACGCAAGAAGATGAATGTGTTTTTCCGAAGGCGCAAGATTCTCATGCCATTATTAATTGTTTGGTGCGGCAGGCTAATGAATTGGGGGTGACTATATGTTGTCGACATCGTTTGGTGAATATCCATAAGATGGAAGATGGGAGATTAAAACTGGAGTTTGAGAATGGTACACATCGTGTGTTTCATCGTACTATTATAACAACTGGAGGCTCACCCAATGGACGTGGCTTACAATACCTTGCCCAGCTTGGACATGAAATTGAGGCTCCTGTACCTTCACTTTTCACCTTTAATATAAAAGATCGTGCTTTTTGCGACCTTATGGGAACGGTTGTTGATCCTGTTGTGACGACTATTCCTGGAACAAAACTGCGTGCGAAGGGTCCATTGTTGGTGACACATTGGGGCGTAAGTGGTCCTGCTGCCTTGAAACTTTCCTCCTATGCGGCTCGTCTGCTTGCTGAAAATGATTATAAAGCACCGCTTGCAATCAGCTGGATTGGCAAACTAACACGGCAAGAAGTGGAGGAGAATCTTCTAAAGTTGCAAACTGCTAACCCACGTAAGCAGGTTGCTACCTTACATCCATTTGGCTTGCCGAGTCGTCTGTGGCTCTATATACTAAGTAAACTTGGCATAGATGCTGTGAAACCATGGGCTGAGATTGGACGTAAAACACTAAACAGAATGATTGAAACATTGGTCAATGATCAATACACCATTGCTGGTAAAGGTGCCTTTCGTGAAGAGTTTGTGACGTGTGGTGGTGTGAGTCTTAGCTCTGTTAACTCTCAAACACTTGAAAGTAAGGTTTGTCCAAATCTTTTCTTTGCGGGTGAGGTGTTAGACATTGATGCTATTACTGGTGGTTTTAATCTTCAAGCAGCATGGACAACAGGTGTTGTGGCTGGGCAATGTGCTGCAGGTAGTTAG
- a CDS encoding pyridoxamine 5'-phosphate oxidase family protein: MKYVNDRVRRQDRLMDEERAIELLRDGEYGVLSMVSEDMGYGIPVNFVWDDKNSIYIHCAPEGRKLVAIEQNPKVSLCVIGKVNLLPRNFTTEYESAIFFGEAHIHLSEEEKMHALHLLIDKLSPDFKELGDKYAHMSFHRVEIIRVDFSEFSGKRKKVHSSATPTGD; the protein is encoded by the coding sequence ATGAAATATGTTAATGACCGCGTACGCAGACAAGATCGTCTGATGGATGAGGAAAGAGCTATAGAACTTCTGCGAGATGGAGAATACGGGGTTTTGAGTATGGTCTCAGAAGATATGGGATATGGTATTCCTGTAAACTTTGTTTGGGACGACAAGAATAGTATCTATATCCATTGTGCACCTGAAGGACGTAAGTTGGTGGCTATTGAGCAGAATCCAAAGGTTTCGCTCTGTGTCATTGGTAAAGTAAACTTGTTGCCACGCAATTTTACCACAGAGTACGAGAGCGCTATCTTCTTCGGTGAGGCACATATTCATCTTTCTGAGGAAGAGAAGATGCATGCACTGCATCTATTGATAGACAAGTTGTCACCTGACTTCAAAGAGCTTGGCGATAAATATGCTCACATGAGTTTTCATCGCGTTGAGATTATCCGTGTTGATTTCTCTGAGTTCAGTGGTAAACGAAAGAAGGTGCATTCATCTGCTACGCCAACCGGAGATTAA
- the pflA gene encoding pyruvate formate-lyase-activating protein has translation MVQCKVNNQHNNLSDSPTSEMMLRVHSVESFGSVDGPGIRFVIFLKGCAMRCQYCHNPDTWDRAGGNLRSVDDVLSQAQRYRSYWGTKGGITVSGGEALLQIQPLTELFRKAKALGINTCLDTSAQPFNRESSSFSAFEELMKYTDLVLLDIKHIDSDAHKQLTGWKNENILDCARYLSDIGKPVWIRHVLIPGINDDDESLSKLRAFIDTLSNVERVEILPYHSLGVYKWEQLGIPYALTDVESPTEESVLHARKILTEER, from the coding sequence ATGGTTCAATGTAAAGTGAATAATCAACATAACAACTTATCGGATTCGCCGACTTCCGAAATGATGCTACGGGTACACTCTGTAGAGTCGTTCGGGTCGGTTGATGGGCCTGGTATTCGTTTCGTTATCTTCCTTAAGGGTTGTGCTATGCGATGCCAGTACTGTCATAATCCAGACACATGGGACAGGGCGGGGGGAAACCTCCGCTCTGTTGATGATGTCTTGTCCCAAGCCCAACGTTATCGGAGTTATTGGGGAACGAAAGGTGGTATCACCGTGAGTGGGGGTGAGGCTCTGTTGCAGATACAACCTCTTACGGAACTGTTCCGTAAAGCTAAGGCTTTAGGAATCAATACCTGCCTTGATACTTCAGCCCAACCTTTCAATCGGGAGTCGAGTAGCTTCTCTGCTTTTGAGGAGTTAATGAAATATACAGACTTGGTATTGTTGGACATAAAGCATATTGATAGCGATGCCCATAAGCAATTGACTGGTTGGAAAAACGAGAATATCCTCGACTGTGCTCGCTATCTCTCTGACATCGGGAAACCTGTATGGATAAGACATGTCTTGATTCCTGGTATTAATGATGATGATGAATCTCTCTCTAAACTTCGTGCTTTCATAGATACTTTAAGCAATGTTGAGCGAGTGGAGATTCTGCCTTATCATTCGTTAGGTGTCTATAAATGGGAACAGTTAGGTATTCCTTATGCACTCACAGATGTAGAATCGCCTACGGAGGAAAGTGTTCTTCATGCGCGAAAGATATTGACAGAGGAGAGATAA
- the pflB gene encoding formate C-acetyltransferase: MKKAWRGFTGTKWLDEVNMRQFIQDNYDSYDGDASFLEKPTEATEKLWGMLKELQKQERAKGGVLDMETEVVSSMTAYGPGYIGEGTKELEKVVGLQTDKPLKRAFMPYGGIKMAEQACTTYGYEPSEKLHEIFTKYCKTHNEGVFDAYTDEMKLVRHNHILTGLPDTYGRGRIVGDYRRVALYGVDFLINEKVKDFRNCGDGTMTEEVIRLREEISMQIKALKEMKEMAAIYGYDISEPANNAREAVQWLYFGYLSAIKTQNGAAMSVGRISTFLDIYIQRDFKEGTLTEAEAQELIDHLVMKFRMVKFARIPSYNQLFSGDPVWATLEVAGLGMDGRSMVTKTDFRFLHTLENMGPSPEPNLTVLYSSRLPKHFKDYAAKISISTSSIQYENDDVMRPIWGDDYSICCCVSATQTGKEMQFFGARANLAKCLTYAISGGVDSKTREQCGPAYRPIEGDVVTYDEFMPRFMDMMEWLAGVYVNTLNLIHYMHDKYFYEAAELALIDTDVRRTFATGIAGFSHVVDSISAIKYAKVNIIRDETGFPIEFKTEGDFPRYGNDDDRADDIAVWLLKTFMNMIRKHHTYRNSEPTTSILTITSNVVYGKFTGNMPDGRPAGAPLAPGANPSYGAEQNGLLASLNSTAKLPYEYALDGISNTQTISPDALGHNDEERISTLVGVMDGYFDRGAHHLNVNVFGVDKLIDCMEHPEKEEYANFTIRVSGYAVKFIDLTREQQMDVIARRAHGSM, from the coding sequence ATGAAAAAAGCATGGAGAGGATTTACTGGAACCAAGTGGCTTGATGAAGTCAATATGCGTCAGTTTATCCAAGATAATTATGATAGTTATGATGGTGATGCTTCCTTCCTTGAGAAGCCAACAGAAGCAACAGAAAAACTTTGGGGTATGCTCAAAGAACTGCAGAAGCAGGAGCGTGCTAAGGGTGGTGTCTTAGACATGGAAACCGAGGTGGTATCCAGTATGACTGCATATGGTCCTGGCTATATCGGTGAAGGAACTAAGGAACTGGAGAAGGTTGTTGGTCTGCAGACAGACAAGCCTTTGAAGCGTGCCTTTATGCCTTATGGTGGTATCAAGATGGCTGAGCAGGCATGTACAACCTATGGTTACGAGCCATCAGAGAAACTTCATGAGATTTTCACGAAGTATTGTAAGACACACAACGAGGGTGTCTTCGATGCTTATACAGACGAGATGAAACTCGTTAGACACAACCATATCCTCACAGGTCTTCCTGATACCTATGGTCGTGGTCGTATCGTGGGTGACTATCGTCGTGTTGCACTCTATGGTGTAGACTTCCTTATCAACGAAAAAGTAAAGGATTTCCGCAACTGTGGTGACGGTACTATGACCGAAGAGGTTATCCGTTTGCGTGAGGAAATCTCTATGCAGATTAAGGCTTTGAAGGAGATGAAAGAGATGGCAGCCATCTATGGCTATGATATCTCTGAACCTGCAAACAACGCACGTGAGGCTGTACAGTGGCTTTACTTTGGTTATCTGTCAGCTATTAAGACACAGAACGGTGCTGCGATGTCAGTTGGTCGTATCTCAACTTTCCTCGATATCTACATTCAGCGTGACTTCAAGGAAGGCACACTTACGGAGGCTGAGGCACAGGAACTCATCGACCACTTGGTTATGAAGTTCCGTATGGTTAAGTTTGCACGTATCCCTTCATACAACCAGCTCTTCTCTGGTGACCCTGTATGGGCTACCCTCGAAGTTGCGGGATTGGGTATGGATGGTCGTTCAATGGTAACAAAGACCGACTTCCGTTTCCTCCATACACTTGAGAACATGGGTCCTTCACCAGAACCTAACCTCACTGTGCTCTATAGCTCACGTCTTCCAAAGCACTTCAAGGACTATGCTGCGAAGATTTCTATCTCTACAAGCTCTATTCAGTATGAGAATGATGACGTGATGCGACCAATCTGGGGCGATGACTATTCAATCTGCTGCTGCGTATCTGCAACACAGACGGGTAAGGAGATGCAGTTCTTTGGTGCACGTGCAAACCTCGCTAAATGTCTTACCTATGCCATCAGCGGTGGCGTTGACAGCAAGACACGTGAGCAGTGTGGACCTGCTTATCGTCCAATAGAGGGTGATGTCGTAACATATGATGAGTTTATGCCTCGCTTCATGGATATGATGGAGTGGTTGGCTGGTGTCTATGTAAACACATTGAACCTCATTCACTATATGCACGATAAGTACTTCTATGAGGCTGCTGAGCTTGCACTCATTGATACGGACGTACGTCGTACTTTCGCAACGGGTATCGCTGGTTTCAGTCATGTGGTTGACTCTATCTCTGCTATCAAGTATGCAAAGGTTAATATCATACGTGATGAGACTGGTTTTCCTATCGAGTTCAAGACAGAAGGCGACTTCCCACGTTATGGTAACGACGATGATCGTGCTGATGATATTGCTGTATGGTTGTTGAAGACCTTTATGAATATGATTCGCAAGCACCATACTTATCGCAATTCAGAGCCTACAACAAGTATTCTTACCATCACTTCAAACGTGGTATATGGTAAGTTTACAGGTAATATGCCTGATGGTCGTCCAGCTGGTGCACCGCTCGCTCCTGGTGCAAACCCATCTTATGGAGCAGAGCAGAATGGTTTGTTGGCATCGTTGAACTCAACAGCTAAGCTTCCATACGAGTATGCGCTTGACGGTATCTCTAACACACAGACAATTAGCCCAGATGCTCTTGGTCACAATGATGAGGAGCGTATCAGTACGCTTGTTGGTGTAATGGATGGCTACTTCGACCGTGGTGCACACCACTTGAATGTGAATGTCTTTGGTGTAGACAAACTGATTGACTGTATGGAACATCCAGAGAAGGAAGAGTATGCAAACTTCACCATCCGTGTGAGCGGTTACGCTGTGAAGTTCATCGACCTTACACGCGAACAGCAGATGGATGTTATTGCACGTCGTGCGCATGGTTCAATGTAA
- a CDS encoding HU family DNA-binding protein, with amino-acid sequence MKIRLVPKKNPQKREEVKFYANPVNLGHKSLDDIARDIAGRSSLTRGDVSNVLYNFIDCLPHYLRDGFSIQLGNFGSMRVTLSSKGAETEKAFKTETIKPRVVFTPGTELKRELAVNSYESVRKTEEAGKDKKKKEKKEEENGPVPDTV; translated from the coding sequence ATGAAAATTCGTTTAGTACCAAAGAAAAATCCGCAGAAGCGGGAGGAAGTGAAGTTTTATGCTAACCCTGTTAACCTTGGGCATAAGTCGCTCGACGATATTGCACGTGACATTGCGGGGCGTTCGTCCTTGACACGTGGTGATGTGTCGAACGTGTTGTATAACTTCATAGATTGTCTACCACATTACCTCCGTGATGGTTTCAGCATTCAGCTGGGTAATTTTGGTTCGATGCGTGTCACTCTGTCGAGCAAAGGTGCAGAAACAGAAAAAGCTTTTAAGACTGAGACGATTAAGCCTCGTGTGGTCTTCACGCCTGGAACAGAATTGAAGCGCGAACTTGCTGTAAATTCCTACGAATCGGTGAGAAAGACAGAAGAGGCAGGGAAAGATAAGAAGAAAAAGGAAAAGAAAGAAGAGGAAAATGGACCTGTGCCAGACACCGTCTAA
- a CDS encoding efflux RND transporter periplasmic adaptor subunit: MKNLIQLSCLAIMFLLCACHSKKETQVKPVYTATTPLVESISLPQSYVANIASQRNIEVHSQQTGILQDVYVSEGQFVKAGQPLFRIAIVGANEEIAKAKAAAEQASIDLQNVTTLTDNKVLSNNAKRMATAKLKGAEADYQLAVLHKRLSLIRAPFSGILGRIPNKVGSLVDSSDLLTSLSDNSKVFAYFNISETDYLDFRLHPERFSQTPLQLVLANGDVFPASGKILDIGGQFDSSTGTIAVRAVFNNANNLLRNGQTGTIKLFIQKKNAILIPQEAVYELQDKKYVFVVDKNNIARQRAIKIDAEFTGAYVVSSGLQPTDRYLLDGIQKVNDGDKVRVSMVSPQASMKLDKLNAN; encoded by the coding sequence ATGAAGAATTTAATTCAATTGTCTTGTCTTGCAATCATGTTTCTTCTATGTGCGTGTCATTCAAAGAAAGAAACACAAGTAAAACCAGTTTACACTGCAACGACACCACTGGTAGAAAGCATCTCCCTACCACAGTCTTATGTGGCAAACATTGCCTCACAACGCAACATTGAAGTTCACTCTCAGCAAACCGGTATTTTGCAAGATGTGTATGTTAGTGAAGGTCAGTTTGTGAAAGCAGGTCAACCTCTATTCCGCATTGCGATTGTTGGTGCTAACGAAGAGATTGCCAAAGCGAAGGCTGCAGCAGAACAGGCAAGTATCGACTTGCAGAATGTAACAACACTAACGGATAACAAAGTGCTGTCAAATAATGCGAAGCGCATGGCTACGGCTAAGTTGAAAGGAGCAGAAGCCGACTATCAGTTGGCTGTATTACATAAGCGTCTGTCTCTTATCCGTGCGCCTTTCTCAGGCATCTTAGGGCGCATTCCTAACAAAGTTGGAAGTCTGGTAGATTCCAGTGATTTACTTACCAGCTTATCAGATAATAGTAAGGTATTTGCCTATTTCAATATTTCAGAAACAGATTATTTAGATTTCCGCCTCCATCCAGAACGCTTTTCACAAACTCCGTTACAGCTTGTTTTGGCGAATGGCGATGTCTTTCCTGCAAGCGGAAAGATATTAGATATTGGTGGACAGTTTGATAGTTCAACAGGTACGATTGCTGTTCGTGCCGTCTTTAACAATGCTAACAACCTTTTACGCAATGGTCAGACGGGTACGATAAAACTCTTTATACAAAAGAAAAATGCAATATTGATACCACAAGAAGCAGTCTATGAGCTTCAGGATAAGAAGTATGTATTTGTGGTAGACAAGAACAATATTGCCCGCCAACGTGCTATCAAGATTGATGCTGAGTTTACAGGAGCATACGTTGTTTCCTCAGGGTTACAACCTACTGACCGTTATCTTCTTGACGGTATACAGAAAGTAAATGATGGAGACAAAGTTCGTGTGTCTATGGTTTCTCCACAAGCATCAATGAAGTTGGATAAGTTAAACGCTAATTAG
- a CDS encoding efflux RND transporter permease subunit: protein MFKIFIRRPVLSIVVSLVIAFIGILSLSNLPITQFPSISPPKVNVIANYPGANNELLVKSVIIPLEQALNGIPGMKYIESNAGNDGEAELNVVFKLGTDPNVDAVNVQNRVSSATNKLPAEVIREGVKISREEPNILMYINLYSDDPKVDQGFLYNYFDINISPELLRVDGVGDLDILGTRNYAMRVWLHPDKMIAYGLSTDDVSDALEDQNIEVSPGKLGESGGQCPQVKEYVLKYPGRYTTEDEYKNIIIKSNKDGNIVRLKDIADVHLGSEVYDIYSTFNGRPSAAVTLKQAYGSNARNVITKVKDAMAHLQKDMPKGMHYEISYDVSRFLDASIEKVIHTLFEAFILVAIVVFIFLGDWRASIIPIMAVPISLLGSFIAMMLFNITLNMISLFALVMAIGIVVDDAIVVIEAVNVEISRNKLSPVEATEKAMKEISGAIIAISLVMASVFIPVAFMGGPEGMFYRQFSITMASSILFSGFVALTLTPALCALILTKEQENHVKLGFIGRVLQRFNAKFDSGSRKYERLIQHTVKKKSLTIILILVFCGLAYWINMGLPSGFIPQEDQGMIYAVIETPPGATIERTNAVAQQLLKIAEKEEDVESVSSLAGFEILSEGTSANSGSCLINLKDWKHRKRTAKEIISDLEQKCENITQANIDFFEPPSIPGYGAASGFELRLLDKTGKNDYHEMERVSKAFVKDLNKRPEIGNAFTFYSASFPQYMLHVDDEKALQKGVKPGKALNNLSILVGSDYQTGFILFGKPYKVIVQAAPQYRDFPNHLLSLYSKNEDGQMVPYSDFMSLSKTYGMSEITRHNLYNSSEVTGAQAPGYSSGQALQAIQEVAQRSLPKGYDYDWAGISKDEAEQGNTAIVIFVVCLVFVYLILAAQYENFLLPLPVIIFLPVGIFGAFLFLKACGLENNIYAQIALVMLIGLLGKNAVLMVEYAVQRKNAGERISQAAISAAIARFRPILMTSIAFIAGLIPLVFASGAGAIGNRTIGTAAVGGMVIGTLGGLLLIPGLYYIFAGMTDKLVHYQKDKPLSEEKDKRYKKKQLNESTHDDKE from the coding sequence ATGTTTAAGATCTTTATTCGTAGGCCAGTGCTCTCTATTGTAGTGTCATTGGTCATAGCCTTTATTGGAATTCTGTCGCTTTCAAATCTACCTATAACGCAGTTTCCTTCCATCTCTCCTCCTAAGGTAAACGTGATTGCAAATTATCCAGGAGCCAATAATGAATTGTTGGTAAAATCTGTGATCATTCCATTGGAGCAGGCTTTGAATGGTATTCCTGGCATGAAATATATCGAAAGTAATGCGGGAAACGATGGTGAAGCCGAGCTAAATGTCGTCTTCAAGTTGGGAACCGACCCAAATGTTGATGCGGTAAATGTTCAGAACCGTGTGTCATCGGCTACCAATAAATTGCCTGCAGAGGTTATTCGAGAGGGTGTAAAGATATCACGTGAAGAGCCAAACATACTTATGTATATCAATCTTTACAGTGATGACCCAAAGGTTGATCAGGGCTTCCTCTACAACTATTTCGATATCAACATATCACCAGAGTTGTTGCGTGTAGATGGTGTTGGCGACCTTGATATCCTTGGTACACGTAATTATGCAATGCGTGTATGGCTCCATCCAGACAAGATGATAGCCTACGGATTATCAACAGATGACGTCAGTGATGCACTTGAAGATCAGAATATTGAGGTCTCTCCGGGAAAGTTGGGAGAGAGTGGAGGACAATGTCCACAGGTCAAAGAGTATGTCTTAAAGTATCCAGGACGTTACACAACAGAGGATGAATATAAGAATATCATCATCAAGAGCAATAAAGATGGTAATATCGTACGCTTGAAAGACATTGCTGATGTACACTTAGGTAGCGAGGTGTACGATATCTACTCAACCTTCAATGGACGTCCTTCGGCTGCTGTAACCTTGAAACAAGCTTATGGTAGTAATGCTCGTAACGTTATCACTAAGGTGAAGGACGCTATGGCTCATCTGCAGAAAGATATGCCTAAGGGGATGCACTATGAGATTAGCTATGACGTTAGCCGCTTCTTAGATGCAAGTATTGAGAAAGTAATACACACCTTGTTTGAGGCTTTTATCTTAGTAGCAATAGTTGTGTTTATCTTCTTAGGGGATTGGCGTGCTTCTATCATACCGATTATGGCTGTGCCAATATCACTTTTGGGCAGCTTTATTGCAATGATGTTGTTCAACATAACGCTCAATATGATATCCCTCTTTGCCTTAGTCATGGCTATTGGTATTGTGGTGGATGATGCTATTGTGGTGATTGAAGCGGTGAATGTTGAGATCTCTCGCAACAAACTTTCACCTGTTGAAGCTACGGAAAAAGCCATGAAAGAGATCAGTGGAGCGATTATTGCAATCTCTTTAGTTATGGCTTCTGTATTCATTCCTGTAGCCTTTATGGGTGGTCCAGAGGGTATGTTCTATCGTCAGTTCTCAATCACGATGGCGTCAAGTATCCTCTTCTCTGGCTTTGTAGCCCTAACTTTGACCCCTGCATTGTGTGCCCTTATCTTGACAAAGGAGCAGGAGAACCATGTTAAATTAGGGTTTATTGGACGCGTCTTGCAACGCTTTAATGCTAAATTCGATAGTGGTAGCCGTAAGTACGAACGCCTCATACAACATACAGTAAAGAAGAAGTCTTTAACAATAATATTGATATTGGTCTTCTGTGGATTAGCATATTGGATCAATATGGGACTCCCTTCGGGCTTCATTCCACAAGAAGATCAGGGTATGATTTATGCCGTAATAGAGACTCCTCCAGGGGCTACTATCGAACGAACTAACGCTGTTGCACAACAGCTTCTTAAGATAGCAGAGAAAGAAGAGGACGTTGAAAGCGTGTCTTCTTTAGCTGGTTTTGAGATTCTTTCTGAGGGAACAAGTGCCAATTCTGGTAGTTGTTTGATTAACCTCAAAGACTGGAAACATCGCAAACGTACCGCAAAGGAGATTATTAGTGACTTGGAACAAAAATGTGAGAATATCACACAAGCAAACATAGACTTCTTTGAACCGCCATCAATTCCAGGCTATGGAGCTGCCAGTGGATTCGAATTACGTCTCTTAGATAAGACTGGTAAAAACGATTATCATGAGATGGAGCGCGTGAGCAAGGCGTTCGTTAAAGATCTAAACAAGCGTCCCGAGATTGGTAACGCGTTCACTTTCTACTCTGCGAGCTTCCCTCAGTACATGCTTCATGTTGATGACGAGAAAGCTTTACAAAAGGGAGTTAAGCCTGGAAAGGCACTGAACAACTTGTCTATCTTAGTAGGTTCGGATTACCAAACAGGCTTTATTCTGTTCGGAAAACCTTATAAAGTAATTGTACAAGCTGCTCCACAGTATCGTGATTTCCCTAATCATCTATTAAGTCTTTATAGTAAAAATGAAGATGGACAGATGGTTCCATATTCCGACTTTATGTCGCTTTCAAAGACTTATGGTATGAGTGAGATTACTCGTCATAACCTTTACAACTCCTCAGAAGTGACAGGAGCACAGGCACCTGGATACTCAAGTGGACAGGCATTGCAGGCTATTCAAGAGGTTGCACAACGCTCTCTCCCTAAAGGATATGACTATGACTGGGCTGGTATCTCTAAAGACGAAGCAGAACAAGGTAATACGGCTATCGTCATCTTCGTGGTTTGTCTCGTATTTGTCTACCTTATTTTGGCAGCACAATATGAGAATTTCCTACTGCCATTACCTGTGATTATATTCCTACCAGTGGGTATATTTGGAGCATTCCTCTTCTTAAAAGCTTGTGGATTAGAGAACAACATCTATGCGCAGATAGCCTTAGTGATGCTCATCGGTCTGTTAGGAAAGAATGCCGTACTGATGGTAGAGTATGCCGTTCAGCGTAAGAATGCGGGCGAACGGATTTCTCAAGCAGCCATCTCAGCCGCTATTGCACGCTTCCGCCCTATCCTTATGACGAGTATTGCCTTTATAGCAGGTTTGATTCCATTGGTATTTGCTTCAGGTGCTGGTGCTATTGGTAACCGTACCATTGGTACTGCTGCTGTCGGAGGAATGGTCATTGGTACCTTAGGCGGCTTGTTACTCATCCCTGGCCTTTACTATATCTTTGCTGGAATGACAGACAAATTGGTACATTATCAGAAAGATAAACCACTGAGTGAAGAGAAAGATAAACGTTATAAGAAAAAACAACTAAATGAAAGTACTCATGACGACAAAGAGTAA